One segment of Bradyrhizobium sp. CB2312 DNA contains the following:
- a CDS encoding invasion associated locus B family protein encodes MNFRYLAACIRPRGRLLALLTATALVVPFAAEAQTPAPAPGAPAAPKAAPKAAPKAAPKAPAPAAQAPAQQAPAQGAPAQQGAAQPADQQIQLIYAPWTKFCLKGQDANAKQVCFTGKDGRIESGQPVIAAVIIEPEGEPKKILRVTLPLGMQLVHGTRIIVDSNAPLQSPYVICFQNGCMSDYEATPELINSMKKGQNLVVQAINANGAPLTLPLPLAGEFQKAYDGPPTDPKVFEENQKKLQEELQKKADEQRKKLEQGGGVPGAAAAGQK; translated from the coding sequence ATGAATTTCCGTTACTTGGCCGCGTGCATCCGGCCGCGCGGGCGGCTTCTCGCCCTGTTGACGGCGACGGCGTTGGTCGTTCCGTTTGCCGCCGAGGCCCAGACCCCGGCGCCGGCCCCCGGTGCACCCGCCGCGCCCAAGGCGGCTCCGAAGGCCGCTCCGAAGGCTGCTCCCAAGGCGCCGGCACCGGCGGCCCAGGCACCCGCGCAGCAGGCTCCCGCCCAGGGCGCTCCGGCGCAGCAGGGCGCGGCCCAGCCGGCGGACCAGCAGATCCAGCTGATCTACGCCCCCTGGACCAAGTTCTGCCTGAAGGGCCAGGACGCCAACGCCAAGCAGGTCTGCTTCACCGGCAAGGACGGCCGGATCGAGTCGGGCCAGCCGGTTATCGCGGCCGTGATCATCGAGCCGGAAGGCGAGCCCAAGAAGATCCTGCGCGTGACGCTGCCGCTCGGCATGCAGCTCGTGCACGGCACCCGCATCATCGTCGACAGCAACGCGCCGCTGCAGAGCCCGTATGTGATCTGCTTCCAGAACGGCTGCATGTCCGATTACGAGGCGACGCCCGAGCTCATCAACAGCATGAAGAAGGGCCAGAATCTCGTTGTCCAGGCGATCAATGCCAACGGCGCGCCGCTGACGCTGCCGCTGCCGCTCGCCGGCGAATTCCAGAAGGCCTATGACGGTCCGCCGACCGATCCCAAGGTGTTCGAGGAAAACCAGAAGAAGCTCCAGGAAGAGCTTCAGAAGAAGGCCGACGAGCAGCGCAAGAAGCTCGAGCAGGGCGGTGGCGTCCCCGGCGCCGCGGCGGCCGGCCAGAAATAA
- the hspQ gene encoding heat shock protein HspQ, with protein MIKARTAKFQIGQVVRHRIFSFRGVIFDIDPEFNNTEEWWLSIPEEVRPHKDQPFYHLLAENAESEYVAYVSEQNLLPDDSGEPIRHSQVAEIFIKSKDGGYRPRNPSLN; from the coding sequence ATGATTAAAGCGAGGACCGCCAAATTCCAGATCGGACAGGTCGTGCGCCACCGGATCTTCTCGTTCCGGGGCGTGATCTTCGACATCGATCCGGAATTCAACAACACCGAGGAGTGGTGGCTGTCGATCCCCGAGGAGGTGCGGCCCCACAAGGATCAGCCGTTCTATCACCTGCTCGCGGAGAACGCGGAGTCCGAGTACGTCGCCTACGTCTCGGAGCAGAACCTGTTGCCGGATGATTCCGGTGAGCCGATCCGGCATTCCCAGGTCGCCGAGATCTTCATCAAGAGCAAGGATGGCGGCTACCGCCCGCGCAATCCGTCCCTGAACTGA
- a CDS encoding AEC family transporter, producing the protein MVDILNLALPYFGLIFVGFACGKVKSLPESGLAWMNFFLLYVSLPALLFAIMSKTPFAELNNPPFLVATTLSTVAAFTLALVVGKVLGRLTLREATLAGLSGGYGNIGYMGPGLALAVLGTKAAAPTALIFCCDSIFLFTIVPLLIELSDRDHPSIVHAFGVVLKQIVLNPLIMSACFGAAVAALHIELPVALDRTITFLQNAAAPTALFVLGVTVALRPFDRVPWEVPGVIAVKLLIHPLAAFGLMLAFGPFAQPWAATAVLMASLPPALNVFVIARQNDAWIESASVAVLLGTFASVVTLTSVMWLLQTGRLAFP; encoded by the coding sequence ATGGTCGATATCCTCAATCTGGCGCTACCTTATTTTGGCTTGATCTTCGTTGGATTTGCTTGCGGCAAGGTCAAATCCCTGCCGGAATCAGGCCTCGCCTGGATGAACTTCTTCCTGCTCTACGTGTCGTTGCCGGCGCTGCTGTTCGCGATCATGTCGAAGACGCCATTCGCGGAGCTGAACAACCCGCCGTTCCTGGTCGCGACGACGCTGTCGACGGTTGCGGCGTTCACGCTGGCACTTGTCGTCGGCAAGGTCTTGGGTCGGCTCACGCTGCGCGAGGCGACGCTCGCGGGGCTCTCGGGCGGCTACGGCAATATCGGCTACATGGGCCCGGGGCTTGCGCTGGCGGTGCTCGGGACCAAGGCGGCGGCGCCGACCGCGCTGATCTTCTGCTGCGACAGCATCTTCCTGTTCACGATCGTGCCGCTGTTGATCGAGCTCTCTGACCGCGACCATCCCTCGATCGTGCATGCCTTCGGCGTCGTGCTGAAGCAGATCGTGCTCAACCCGCTGATCATGTCGGCCTGTTTTGGCGCGGCCGTTGCGGCTCTCCATATCGAGCTGCCGGTCGCGCTCGACCGCACCATCACCTTCCTCCAGAACGCAGCCGCGCCGACCGCGCTGTTCGTGCTCGGCGTGACGGTGGCGCTGCGCCCATTCGACCGCGTGCCCTGGGAGGTGCCCGGCGTGATCGCGGTCAAGCTCCTGATCCATCCGCTCGCGGCGTTCGGCCTGATGCTCGCGTTCGGCCCGTTCGCACAGCCCTGGGCTGCGACCGCCGTGCTCATGGCCTCGCTGCCGCCGGCGCTGAACGTGTTCGTCATTGCCCGCCAGAACGATGCCTGGATCGAATCCGCCTCCGTCGCAGTGCTGCTCGGCACCTTCGCCTCTGTGGTCACGCTGACCAGCGTGATGTGGTTGCTCCAGACCGGACGGCTGGCGTTTCCTTAA
- a CDS encoding UbiH/UbiF family hydroxylase, giving the protein MTDASTLFDAAVIGGGPAGLAAAIALAQAGARTALVARHVPYADNRTTALLGASIELLETLDVWPRCKDKAAGLEVMRLVDDTGRLFRAPEVRFSCHEIGLDAFGYNIDNRSLMLALEARAGELPNLVRFDDEAESIVIEADAVAIRTASAQFLSARLVVGADGRHSLCRGAAGIEVTRRELNQTALTFNVGHARPHRNVSTEFHTPHGPCVFVPLPGSRSSIVWVSAPADAERLRGLSDEELSAAIEKQSHSILGRMTVEPGRNLFPLAIERPRSFGRDRIALVGEAAHVVPPIGAQGLNLGLRDAADIARLAGEAIASGEDPGADEVLKRYDRARRPDILSRTFAIDIANRSLLNDFLPLQPVRAVGMHLLSAIGPLRRFAMREGLTPTWRR; this is encoded by the coding sequence ATGACAGACGCATCGACACTGTTTGACGCAGCCGTGATCGGCGGCGGACCGGCCGGGCTCGCGGCGGCAATCGCATTGGCGCAGGCGGGCGCGCGGACCGCGCTGGTGGCGCGGCACGTGCCCTATGCCGACAACCGCACCACCGCCCTGTTAGGTGCCTCCATTGAGCTTCTGGAGACGCTCGATGTCTGGCCGCGCTGCAAGGACAAGGCGGCCGGACTCGAAGTGATGCGTCTCGTCGACGACACCGGCCGGCTGTTCCGCGCACCGGAGGTCCGGTTCTCCTGCCATGAGATCGGGCTGGACGCCTTCGGCTACAACATCGACAACCGCTCGCTGATGCTGGCGCTGGAAGCGCGCGCGGGCGAATTGCCCAATCTCGTCCGGTTTGACGACGAGGCGGAGAGCATCGTCATCGAAGCCGATGCTGTCGCGATCCGTACCGCCTCCGCGCAATTCCTTTCGGCCCGCCTCGTCGTCGGCGCGGATGGCCGGCATTCGCTGTGCCGCGGAGCAGCCGGCATCGAGGTGACCCGGCGCGAGCTGAACCAGACCGCGCTGACCTTCAACGTCGGCCATGCCCGCCCACACCGCAACGTCTCGACCGAGTTCCACACGCCGCACGGGCCTTGCGTGTTCGTGCCGCTGCCCGGCAGCCGCTCCAGCATCGTCTGGGTCTCGGCGCCGGCGGACGCCGAGCGGCTGCGTGGCCTCAGCGACGAAGAATTGTCCGCCGCGATCGAGAAGCAGTCGCATTCCATTCTGGGCCGCATGACGGTCGAGCCCGGCCGCAACCTGTTCCCGCTGGCAATCGAGCGTCCAAGATCCTTTGGCCGCGACCGCATCGCGCTGGTCGGCGAAGCCGCCCACGTGGTTCCCCCGATCGGCGCCCAGGGCCTCAACCTTGGCCTGCGCGACGCCGCCGACATTGCAAGGCTCGCCGGCGAGGCGATCGCATCGGGCGAGGACCCCGGCGCGGACGAGGTGCTCAAGCGCTACGACAGGGCCCGGCGCCCGGACATCTTGAGCCGGACATTTGCGATCGACATCGCCAACCGCTCCTTGCTCAACGACTTCCTGCCGCTGCAGCCGGTGCGCGCCGTCGGCATGCACCTGTTAAGTGCCATCGGCCCGCTCCGCCGCTTTGCGATGCGCGAGGGCCTGACGCCGACGTGGCGCAGGTAG
- the pcsA gene encoding phosphatidylcholine synthase: protein MAYVQIGPILIAEAMDTQQDSLKPRPAMRAAAFSVHIFTAFGAAIALLAMLEAVREHWAAMFQWLGVALVIDAIDGPIARRLDVKNVQPNWSGDVLDLVVDFVTYVFVPAYAIVASGLLLPVAAPLLGVAIIVTSALYFADLRMKADDNHFRGFPALWNAAAFYLFLLHWSPLWSTLLVAALVVLTFVPFHVLHPVRVVRLRWLTMSLIAIWAVLGLYVLDMDFRVGTGVTVAMCAIALWISFSDAMIRLVRSFA from the coding sequence ATGGCTTATGTGCAAATCGGTCCCATTCTGATAGCAGAAGCCATGGATACCCAGCAGGATTCCCTGAAGCCGAGACCGGCGATGCGCGCCGCGGCCTTCTCGGTGCACATCTTCACCGCCTTCGGCGCGGCCATCGCGCTGCTGGCGATGCTCGAGGCCGTGCGCGAGCACTGGGCGGCGATGTTTCAGTGGCTGGGCGTCGCCCTCGTCATCGACGCGATCGACGGTCCGATCGCGCGCCGGCTCGACGTCAAGAACGTGCAGCCGAACTGGTCGGGCGACGTGCTCGATCTCGTGGTCGATTTCGTCACCTACGTCTTCGTGCCGGCCTATGCGATCGTCGCCAGCGGGCTGCTGCTGCCGGTCGCGGCACCCTTGCTCGGCGTCGCCATCATCGTCACCAGCGCATTATATTTCGCCGATCTGCGCATGAAGGCCGACGACAATCATTTCCGCGGCTTTCCGGCGCTGTGGAATGCGGCGGCGTTCTATCTGTTCCTGCTGCACTGGTCGCCGCTGTGGTCGACGCTGCTGGTCGCGGCCCTGGTGGTGCTGACCTTTGTGCCGTTCCACGTGCTGCATCCGGTCCGCGTCGTGCGGCTGCGCTGGCTGACGATGTCGCTGATTGCGATCTGGGCCGTGCTTGGCCTCTACGTGCTGGACATGGACTTTCGCGTCGGCACCGGCGTGACGGTCGCGATGTGCGCCATTGCGCTCTGGATCAGCTTCAGCGACGCCATGATCCGCCTGGTCCGATCCTTCGCATGA
- a CDS encoding TerC family protein: MMHLITSPEAWAALLTLTALEIVLGIDNVIFLSVIVSRIPEPQALRARQIGLALALVFRIILLSVLVWLIGLTAPVFSLAGYEFSWRDLILIGGGLFLIAKATHEIHAEVEADDGEGDQKSVGSAFFWVIIQIIVIDIVFSLDSIITAIGMAQDIEIMIAAVVIACLIMYISSGPVSRFVAEHPTTKMLALAFLVLIGVALVADGFHFHIPRGYIYFAIAFSAAVEFFNVLAKSNRRKAGKPSA, encoded by the coding sequence ATGATGCACCTCATCACCAGCCCCGAAGCCTGGGCCGCGCTGCTGACCTTGACTGCGCTCGAGATCGTGCTCGGCATCGACAACGTCATCTTCCTGTCGGTGATCGTCTCGCGCATCCCCGAGCCGCAGGCGCTCCGCGCCCGCCAGATCGGCCTCGCGCTGGCGCTGGTCTTCCGCATCATCCTGCTCAGCGTACTGGTCTGGCTGATCGGCCTGACCGCGCCGGTGTTCTCGCTCGCAGGTTACGAATTCTCCTGGCGCGACCTCATCCTGATCGGCGGCGGCCTGTTCCTGATTGCGAAAGCGACGCACGAGATCCACGCCGAGGTCGAAGCCGATGACGGCGAGGGCGATCAAAAGTCGGTAGGCAGCGCTTTCTTCTGGGTGATCATCCAGATCATCGTCATCGACATCGTGTTCTCGCTGGACTCGATCATCACCGCGATCGGCATGGCGCAGGACATCGAGATCATGATCGCCGCCGTCGTGATCGCCTGCCTGATCATGTACATTTCGTCGGGGCCGGTGTCGCGATTCGTCGCGGAGCATCCGACCACCAAGATGCTGGCGCTGGCCTTCCTGGTGCTGATCGGCGTCGCGCTGGTCGCGGACGGATTCCATTTCCACATTCCGCGCGGCTACATCTATTTCGCAATAGCGTTCTCGGCGGCAGTGGAATTCTTCAACGTGCTGGCGAAGAGCAACCGCAGGAAGGCCGGCAAGCCGTCCGCCTAG
- a CDS encoding quinone oxidoreductase, with protein MTKAVRVHKVGGPEALVYESIDVPAPGPGEVRIRQHAVGLNFIDVYYRTGLYKAPGLPFIAGNEASGEVVAVGPGVTHFHPGDRVAYYHNLGAYTGERNIPWEKLVKLPDHITYEQGAVLMLKGLTVWYLLHKTFRVEPHHRVLIHAAAGGIGLLACQWARALGAHVIGTVGSREKAELAEANGCDHVILYNEEDFVARVKQISRNEGCDVVYDGVGKATFPGSLSCLKPRGMFVSFGNASGPVPPFSIAELNNHGSLFATRPKLNDYVGTRKELLEGADTLFAAVINGKLHVPINHAYALKDAAKAHIDLESRKTTGASILKP; from the coding sequence ATGACCAAAGCCGTCCGTGTGCACAAGGTCGGAGGCCCCGAAGCTCTGGTCTATGAGAGCATCGACGTGCCGGCGCCCGGACCCGGCGAGGTGCGCATCCGCCAGCATGCGGTCGGGCTCAACTTCATCGACGTCTATTACCGCACCGGCCTCTACAAGGCGCCGGGGCTGCCCTTCATCGCCGGCAACGAGGCCTCGGGCGAGGTCGTCGCGGTCGGGCCGGGCGTGACGCATTTCCATCCCGGCGACCGCGTCGCCTATTACCACAATCTCGGCGCCTACACCGGCGAGCGCAACATCCCCTGGGAGAAGCTGGTCAAGCTGCCCGACCACATCACCTACGAGCAGGGCGCCGTGCTGATGCTGAAGGGGCTCACGGTCTGGTACCTCCTGCACAAGACTTTTCGAGTCGAGCCGCATCATCGCGTGCTGATCCATGCCGCCGCCGGCGGCATCGGCCTCTTGGCCTGCCAATGGGCGAGGGCGTTAGGGGCCCATGTCATCGGCACCGTCGGCTCGCGCGAGAAGGCCGAGCTTGCGGAGGCCAATGGCTGCGATCACGTCATCCTCTACAACGAGGAAGACTTCGTCGCGCGCGTGAAGCAGATCAGCCGCAACGAGGGCTGCGACGTCGTCTATGACGGCGTCGGCAAGGCGACCTTTCCGGGCTCGCTGTCCTGCCTGAAACCGCGCGGCATGTTCGTCTCCTTCGGCAATGCATCGGGCCCGGTGCCGCCATTCTCTATCGCCGAGCTCAACAATCACGGCTCGCTGTTTGCGACCAGGCCGAAGCTCAACGACTACGTCGGCACGCGCAAGGAATTGCTGGAAGGCGCCGACACGCTGTTCGCCGCCGTCATCAACGGCAAGCTGCACGTGCCGATCAACCACGCCTACGCACTCAAGGACGCTGCGAAGGCGCATATCGATCTCGAAAGCCGGAAGACCACCGGCGCGTCGATCTTGAAGCCGTAG
- the metG gene encoding methionine--tRNA ligase, translated as MTKILITSALPYVNGIKHLGNLIGSLLPADVHARFRRQIGDEVLFICATDEHGTPAELAALKAGEEVGELCARQHAIQADIYRRFGLSFDHFGRTSSPENAALTQHFYRRLDAGGLIDERELRQVWSPVDQRFLADRYVLGTCPHCGHREARGDQCDGCGALLDPDELVAPRSALSGDTALEIRPTRHLFLRQSRLVETLRSWIDQRSGWPPFVVSTAKSWLTAELRDRCITRDLTWGIPVPRAGFETKVFYVWFDAPIGYIAATQEWAAAAPGRDWQRWWWQADDVRYIQFLGKDNVPFHAVSFPATLLGSGESWKTVDVIKGFHWLTYEGGKFSTSAQRGVFTDAALEELPADLWRWWLIANAPESADTDFSVLRFVADVNKDLADVFGNLANRIISFAHAVFDGRIPEGGEPSDLELELGAELHKRIVSLRRDHEDLEFRAAAAETRAIWSAANAYLQQAAPWTAIKSDRVRAAVATRTGLNLVRLSAVLAWSIIPELSGKVLDAFGVDGVVPDWPTKPCLELLDSHAGSPVAKLAPIVTKIDPDRAAHLAKRFGAA; from the coding sequence ATGACCAAGATTCTCATCACCAGTGCGTTGCCTTACGTCAACGGCATCAAACATCTCGGCAATCTCATCGGCTCACTGCTTCCTGCCGACGTGCATGCGCGGTTCAGGCGACAAATCGGCGACGAGGTTCTCTTCATCTGTGCGACCGACGAGCACGGGACGCCGGCTGAGCTCGCCGCGCTCAAAGCAGGTGAGGAGGTCGGCGAACTCTGCGCCCGGCAGCACGCGATTCAGGCCGACATCTATCGCCGCTTCGGCCTTTCGTTCGATCATTTCGGCCGGACCTCATCGCCGGAAAATGCGGCGCTGACCCAACACTTCTATCGCCGGCTCGATGCCGGCGGGTTGATTGATGAACGCGAATTGCGACAGGTCTGGTCGCCGGTCGATCAGCGATTTCTTGCCGACCGCTATGTGCTGGGGACCTGCCCGCATTGCGGGCACCGTGAGGCGAGGGGCGATCAATGCGACGGCTGCGGCGCGCTACTCGATCCCGACGAATTGGTTGCGCCGCGCTCGGCGCTGTCTGGCGATACGGCGCTCGAGATCCGTCCGACGCGACATCTGTTCCTGCGTCAGTCTCGTCTGGTCGAAACGCTGCGGAGCTGGATCGACCAACGCTCCGGCTGGCCACCCTTCGTGGTATCGACGGCGAAAAGCTGGCTGACGGCAGAGCTCAGGGATCGCTGCATTACCCGCGATTTGACCTGGGGCATTCCGGTTCCGCGCGCGGGCTTCGAGACCAAGGTGTTTTACGTCTGGTTCGATGCGCCGATCGGCTACATCGCCGCCACGCAGGAATGGGCGGCGGCCGCGCCCGGCCGTGATTGGCAACGCTGGTGGTGGCAGGCCGACGACGTCAGATACATCCAGTTCCTCGGCAAGGATAACGTGCCGTTCCATGCCGTCAGCTTTCCGGCGACGCTGCTTGGATCGGGCGAATCCTGGAAGACTGTGGACGTCATCAAGGGCTTCCACTGGCTCACTTACGAAGGCGGCAAGTTCTCGACCAGCGCCCAGCGTGGCGTTTTTACCGACGCAGCTTTGGAAGAACTGCCGGCCGACCTTTGGCGATGGTGGCTGATCGCCAACGCGCCGGAGAGCGCAGACACCGATTTTTCCGTGCTGCGCTTCGTTGCCGACGTGAACAAGGACCTCGCCGACGTCTTCGGCAATCTCGCCAACCGGATCATCAGCTTTGCGCATGCCGTTTTCGACGGCCGTATTCCCGAGGGCGGCGAGCCTTCGGATCTGGAGCTTGAGCTGGGAGCCGAGCTCCACAAGCGCATCGTCTCGCTGCGTCGCGATCACGAAGACCTGGAATTTCGTGCTGCCGCTGCAGAAACGCGGGCGATCTGGAGTGCGGCGAACGCCTATCTTCAGCAGGCAGCGCCCTGGACTGCAATCAAATCCGACCGTGTCAGGGCCGCGGTTGCAACACGCACCGGCCTGAACCTCGTGCGTCTGTCGGCGGTGCTTGCATGGAGCATCATCCCTGAACTGTCGGGGAAGGTCTTGGATGCCTTCGGCGTTGATGGCGTCGTCCCGGATTGGCCAACGAAGCCGTGTCTCGAATTGCTCGATAGCCATGCCGGCAGTCCGGTCGCGAAGCTTGCCCCGATCGTCACAAAGATTGACCCCGACAGGGCCGCGCATCTCGCGAAACGTTTTGGCGCTGCGTGA
- a CDS encoding acetylornithine transaminase, with protein sequence MTTHPYDALMDITARPKAVFVRGAGSYLWDDSRKRYLDFVQGWAVNCLGHSPPAIADALASQAKRLLTPSPAFYNEPSLKLAAALVENSAFDQVFFANSGAEANEGAIKLARKYGSLHRNGAFEIISFEGGFHGRTLATMSASGKKAFEPLFEPKVAGFKKAKLNDIGSVEKLISDNTVAVMLEPIQGESGVWPASDQFLQELRALTEEHGLLLIFDEIQTGMGRTGKLFHYEHTAIAPDIMTLGKGIGGGVPLAALLATERASCFEHGDQGGTFNGNPIMCAAGLAVLEEVSKADFLKTVTETGLLLESELQKVSARHGLGGVRGRGLLLALDLKLPIAPGIVAQAFEAGVLLNAPQVDSLRFMPALNVTRAEIAEMIDCLDGILTRAGAARRVA encoded by the coding sequence ATGACGACGCATCCCTACGACGCGCTGATGGACATCACCGCACGGCCAAAAGCCGTGTTCGTCCGCGGCGCGGGCTCCTACCTCTGGGACGACAGCCGCAAGCGCTATCTGGATTTCGTGCAGGGCTGGGCCGTGAACTGCCTCGGCCACTCCCCGCCCGCGATCGCCGACGCACTCGCGTCGCAGGCCAAGCGGCTACTCACGCCGAGCCCGGCATTCTACAACGAGCCGAGCCTGAAGCTCGCCGCCGCGCTGGTCGAAAACAGCGCGTTCGATCAGGTGTTCTTTGCCAATTCGGGCGCGGAGGCCAATGAGGGCGCAATCAAGCTCGCGCGCAAATATGGCAGCCTGCACAGGAACGGCGCGTTCGAGATCATCAGCTTCGAGGGCGGCTTCCACGGCCGCACGCTGGCGACGATGTCGGCCTCGGGCAAAAAAGCGTTCGAGCCGCTGTTCGAGCCGAAGGTCGCCGGCTTCAAGAAAGCGAAGCTGAACGACATCGGCTCGGTCGAGAAGCTGATCAGCGACAACACTGTCGCGGTGATGCTCGAGCCGATCCAAGGTGAATCCGGCGTGTGGCCGGCGAGCGATCAGTTCCTGCAAGAGCTGCGCGCGCTCACTGAAGAGCACGGCCTGCTGCTCATTTTTGACGAGATCCAGACCGGCATGGGCCGGACCGGAAAGCTCTTCCACTATGAGCACACAGCGATTGCGCCCGACATCATGACGCTCGGCAAGGGCATCGGCGGCGGCGTGCCGCTTGCCGCGCTGCTCGCGACCGAACGCGCCTCCTGCTTCGAGCACGGCGACCAGGGCGGCACGTTCAACGGCAACCCGATCATGTGCGCGGCCGGGCTCGCCGTGCTCGAGGAGGTCTCCAAGGCGGACTTCCTCAAGACGGTCACCGAGACCGGCCTGCTGCTCGAAAGCGAGTTGCAGAAGGTCTCGGCCCGGCACGGGCTCGGCGGCGTGCGGGGACGCGGGCTGCTGCTTGCGCTCGACCTCAAGCTGCCGATCGCGCCCGGCATCGTCGCGCAGGCATTCGAGGCCGGCGTGCTCCTGAATGCGCCGCAGGTCGACAGCTTGCGCTTCATGCCGGCGCTGAACGTCACGCGCGCCGAGATCGCCGAGATGATCGACTGTCTCGACGGGATTTTGACCAGGGCCGGCGCGGCACGGCGCGTCGCCTAG
- a CDS encoding tetratricopeptide repeat protein, whose amino-acid sequence MTCNPKTATSTALCAISTALILLALPVAAQSPSPAQARQWCFGTDQVSDDERLAGCTAVLKTNPSHARALANRGETFRRKGEAERAVADLNRAIDLDPKDAIAWYNRGIAYDDLGDRDHAIADYTSAIRLAPNDALYYNNRGNSYSGKDDYEHALADYNQAIKLDPKFALAYYNRGTALREHDEADRALADLDRSIQLDPNYGPAYGNRARVYRDRGDRARALADFDRSLQLSPNNDLDYYARANMYFEGHDYARALEDYDRAIKANASYSAVFNDRCMTRAILGRLQEALADCEQSLRMRPNDPDTLDSRALTYLKLGNLDAAIADYDAALSTKPAYDSSLYGRGLAKRMKGDNEGAERDIAAAKAINADIADAFVRYGVK is encoded by the coding sequence ATGACATGCAACCCCAAGACCGCTACCTCGACCGCGCTGTGCGCGATCAGCACCGCATTGATCCTGCTTGCGCTTCCGGTCGCCGCACAATCCCCATCGCCCGCGCAGGCCCGGCAATGGTGCTTCGGCACCGACCAGGTCAGCGACGACGAGCGCCTCGCCGGCTGCACGGCTGTGCTGAAAACCAACCCTTCCCATGCACGGGCGCTGGCCAACCGCGGCGAGACGTTCCGCCGCAAGGGCGAGGCCGAGCGGGCCGTGGCCGACCTCAATCGCGCCATCGATCTCGATCCGAAGGACGCCATCGCCTGGTACAATCGCGGCATCGCCTATGACGATCTCGGCGATCGCGACCACGCCATCGCCGACTATACCAGCGCGATCCGGCTCGCCCCCAATGACGCCCTCTATTACAACAACCGCGGCAATTCCTATAGCGGCAAGGACGACTACGAGCATGCACTCGCCGACTACAATCAGGCGATCAAGCTCGATCCGAAATTCGCACTCGCCTATTACAACCGCGGTACCGCCTTGCGTGAGCACGACGAGGCCGATCGCGCGCTGGCCGATTTAGACAGATCGATCCAGCTCGATCCGAATTATGGCCCGGCCTATGGCAACCGCGCGCGCGTCTATCGTGACCGCGGCGACCGCGCCCGCGCGCTGGCCGATTTCGACAGGTCGCTGCAACTCTCTCCGAATAACGACCTCGATTACTATGCGCGCGCGAACATGTATTTCGAAGGGCACGACTATGCGCGGGCGCTGGAGGACTACGACCGCGCCATCAAGGCGAACGCGAGCTATTCCGCCGTGTTCAACGACCGCTGCATGACCCGCGCGATCCTCGGCCGGTTGCAGGAGGCGCTGGCGGATTGCGAGCAGTCGCTGCGGATGCGGCCGAACGACCCTGATACGCTCGACAGCCGCGCCCTCACCTATCTCAAGCTCGGCAATCTCGACGCGGCGATCGCGGACTACGACGCGGCGCTGAGCACCAAGCCTGCCTACGACAGCTCGCTCTACGGCCGCGGACTCGCGAAGCGCATGAAGGGCGACAACGAGGGTGCGGAGCGCGACATCGCGGCAGCCAAGGCGATCAATGCCGACATCGCCGATGCGTTCGTCCGTTACGGCGTCAAGTAA
- a CDS encoding MerR family transcriptional regulator, whose amino-acid sequence MKIGDLAKRTGLSTHTLRYYERIGLLPYADRDRSGQRDFDASILTWIEFLGRLKTTGMPIRDMLRYAALRDEGEATGPARRQLLEIHREQVRTQIAELQECLLVLDTKIAGYVGDEQRTKENDARPNTRRKPLRSRPAGPVAH is encoded by the coding sequence ATGAAGATCGGCGACCTCGCAAAACGAACCGGCTTGTCGACCCACACGTTGCGTTATTATGAGCGCATCGGGCTGCTGCCATACGCAGACCGGGATCGTTCCGGCCAGCGTGACTTTGACGCATCGATCCTGACATGGATCGAATTCCTCGGCCGGCTCAAAACCACGGGAATGCCGATCCGGGACATGTTGCGTTATGCGGCGCTTCGTGATGAAGGCGAAGCCACCGGGCCAGCCCGGCGGCAGCTGCTGGAAATCCACCGGGAACAGGTTCGCACGCAGATAGCTGAACTCCAGGAATGCTTGCTCGTCCTTGATACCAAGATCGCCGGCTATGTCGGCGACGAACAGAGGACGAAGGAAAATGACGCACGCCCAAATACACGCCGAAAGCCGCTTCGATCGCGGCCAGCGGGCCCTGTCGCGCATTGA